From a single bacterium genomic region:
- a CDS encoding PqqD family protein, giving the protein MLTVHSRLKPHPDVVFTELEDDEAVLLHLGTQTYFSLNRTGVCIWRAMGRGLELGQIASEIESLFEVDVETARDSVLELASQLASENLVEPVGEPGERG; this is encoded by the coding sequence GTGCTGACGGTCCATAGCAGGCTCAAGCCCCACCCGGACGTCGTCTTCACCGAGCTCGAGGATGACGAAGCGGTCCTGCTTCACCTGGGCACCCAGACCTACTTCAGCCTGAATCGGACGGGCGTGTGCATCTGGCGAGCGATGGGCCGCGGCCTCGAGCTGGGTCAGATCGCGAGTGAGATCGAGTCGCTTTTCGAGGTGGACGTGGAAACGGCCCGGGACAGCGTGCTGGAGCTCGCCTCGCAGCTCGCTTCCGAGAATCTGGTTGAGCCCGTGGGCGAGCCGGGCGAGCGCGGCTGA